From a region of the Odontesthes bonariensis isolate fOdoBon6 chromosome 4, fOdoBon6.hap1, whole genome shotgun sequence genome:
- the lrpap1 gene encoding alpha-2-macroglobulin receptor-associated protein: MRLHCLVAALCLGMGAMAGKYSREVNEAKPSGGDGQIVEFRIAKLNQVWEKSRRMELSPVRQAELHSDLKIQEKDELQWKKMKVEGLDENGEKEAQLRRNFNVILAKFGMDGKRDARSLESNSLKDHDVKEGDIFDDPRLDKLWNKAESSGKFSNEELLNLKREFQHHKDKVHEYNILMDTVSRTEEIHKNVISPLEGDTKEHVLQQKHTELKEKMRDLNHGFERLRKISHEGFTEDSEFREPRVIELWEAAKRTNLSKDELDSLKEELHHFETKVEKHSHYQEQLELSHQKLQHVASLGDKEHIKKNQEKYNTLAEKTREMGYKMKKHMQDLSNKISRQGLQHNEL; this comes from the exons ATGAGACTGCATTGTTTAGTCGCGGCTCTGTGTCTCGGAATGGGTGCTATGGCAGGAAAGTACTCTCGAGAAGTAAATGAGGCCAAGCCGAGTGGAGGTGATGGGCAGATAGTGGAGTTCAGGATAGCTAAGCTGAACCAGGTGTGGGAGAAATCCAGACGG ATGGAGCTGTCCCCGGTCCGACAGGCTGAGCTGCACAGCGACCTGAAGATCCAGGAGAAAGATGAGCtgcagtggaaaaaaatgaaggtgGAGGGGCTGGACGAAAACGGGGAGAAAGAGGCACAACTCAGACGCAACTTCAACG TGATTCTGGCCAAGTTCGGGATGGATGGGAAAAGGGACGCGCGGTCGCTGGAGAGCAACTCGCTGAAAGACCACGACGTCAAAGAGGGAGACATATTTGATGATCCCAGACTGGACAAACTCTGGAACAAG GCGGAGAGCTCCGGAAAGTTCTCCAACGAGGAGCTGCTGAACCTAAAGAGGGAGTTCCAGCACCACAAGGACAAGGTCCACGAATATAACATCCTCATGGATACCGTCAGCAGGACTGAGG AAATACATAAGAACGTGATCTCTCCCCTGGAGGGTGACACCAAAGAGCACGTGCTGCAGCAGAAGCACACAGAGCTGAAGGAGAAAATGAGAGACCTCAACCACGGCTTTGAGCGCCTCCGCAAAATCAGCCACGAGGGCTTCACTGAAGACAGCG AGTTTCGGGAGCCTCGCGTAATTGAGCTGTGGGAGGCTGCCAAGAGAACTAACCTCAGCAAGGATGAGCTGGACTCTCTGAAG GAGGAGCTGCATCACTTTGAGACCAAGGTGGAGAAGCACAGCCACTACCAAGAGCAGCTGGAGCTGTCTCACCAGAAGCTGCAGCATGTGGCGTCTTTAGGAGACAAAGAGCACATCAAGAAGAACCAGGAGAAGTACAACACACTCGCTGAGAAGACCAGGGAGATGGGCTACAAG ATGAAGAAACACATGCAGGACTTGTCCAACAAGATCTCTCGTCAGGGTCTCCAGCACAATGAGCTCTGA